Part of the Triticum urartu cultivar G1812 chromosome 2, Tu2.1, whole genome shotgun sequence genome, AAAGAGAAAATGAGTTGCCCATGTCTGATTACTTTCCTATTCTATTGTCAACTGGTCATCTTGATTTATTAAAAAAGAAGGTCATCTTGATTGTTGGAACTATTAACAGTTACTCAAACTGCTCATTGATGGCTACCGCATAGAGAAAGAGAAAAGAATTGCGCACATAGATAATTGGCCTGAACTAACAGCTAAATATAAAAAATCTATGATTGTTCACATGAGTTAGCTAGTGTACTTGGTTATCCACTTTCATTTGGTGTGTGACACTGAAAGTTAGACACCCATGCAATGCATCAATTTGTAGACACTATTTTGCATACAAGCCCTCGAGTTTTCCACCTTCAACCTGCGATCCACCCTTATCCTGAGACACACCGCACTCCACTAGTCTGCGCTCCCCAAGGACACATCTCTCCTCCATCCCGTTTCTGTCTCGATATATCTTCTTTCTCTCTCCCAACGCATCTCCCCACAGCTTCGGCATCTCCGCCTCACGCCCAGGAACCGCATCGCCCCCACGAACCACGACCCCATGCCGGCACGTGTGTGCATTGGTTGTATGATGCGCGACGCTCCGTCGAGCTCGCCTGCCCGTGTGTTGGCCGGCAGAGGGGAGAGCTGACCAGAGTCCTCCGCCACTGGCCGCCCCAGTTTTCTTCCCCGGTCCAGAACCCAGCTCCCCGCGCGCGACCACCACCACGAGGAGGCCGAGGCCGACAAGGCAGGGTCTCGCCCAGCGTGGTGACCTTCACATCCAAAGGTCcatttttctttcttctttccaATCCATTGTTGTGATGCTTATCTTGCTTTCCTGATGATGCATGTCTCCATTTATTTAGTGCTTGCTTCTGCTGATCACAAGAGTACAAATGCTGGAGTTCTTAATTGTAATACAGATGAAGTGTCCTGCTGCCTTGATCATATCTTTTGCCTGAACAAGCTTTTGCACGTTTCCTGGTGCTAAATTGCATGTTTTCATATTTCTTGGAGCATTGATTATCAATATAGATGATACTATGTTGATATTTCTATGTTTATTTGAGTATAAAAATTTAGATGATGCTATTTCCATGTTTTCATGTTTGTTTGCATGTGTCGTGATCTTGCTGTCTAGTGGAAAAATTGGAATAGGATGTATTGTTGTGACTACTAACAGAAGGACTAATGGCATGCTTGTGTTTGCGACTATCTGGAGTATTGGAGTAGAGAACATTAGCCAATTTATTTTTTACCAACATGCTTGCATTTATTCCTATATCTGGTGTATTTATTCATATTTCTTTTCTTGTGTACAATGTTCAGTGTTCTCTTGTGGAGGAGCAGGGGTCGTGCTGGGAAGGATAGCGCCGGAGAGAAACCCCTCCAGTGATTCTGTCGGTTGCGGTTCGACCGACGAGCTGGCCGAGCAGGAGCAGGGGTTCGGGGATGCCCTCCGCGCCGACATGGTTAGCATCCTCTCCCCCATCCCCTCTCTGGATGTGCTTGCTTAGATGTGTTGCTTACTCATTGTAGTCCTCACTGCAGTCAGTTTAGTCGAACTGTAAAGAACTTGTAGCTGGAATATAATTTGAAAGTTTCATGCTGCTCTAGTTTTGCATCAAATGAATCTTGTGGGTAGAGAAAATGTCATGCTGCTCTAGTTGATGATGCAACAATTTGAAAATAAGGAATCTACAGGAACATGAATTACTTTTTCTCTTTACCCCTACTTTTCTACATATATGATTTATGAACTTGCTTATCATTGTTTCACTAATTATTGCTCCCTGCTCTCCTGTTTGTTGTAGGCAGCAAGATGTTCGTGCAACTGAGATTGCAAACCTAAAACAGCGATGGCGGGTTGCTGTGAGCGATGGCGGGTTGCTGCGACAACTAAAAGAACGGCGATGCACTACCGATttttagagcatctctagcagaccccaTAAAAGTCGGACCTGAAAAACGCGTTTACAGTTTGCTGCAGATCAGATTTGCGGGGCGAATTCGTGCGCTGCAGATCAGACCTCGCATATGAAACTGTAAAATTTGAAGAAAAAAAGATATCCGCAGGAGAAACTTGCAACGACATTCATCATACTACATCATAGATAGTTGTTCATCATACTACATCATAGTACTACATAGAGGGATCTGCGGGACGTGCAACCTACCCTAGCGTAGGCTACCAAAATCGACGAGTGCGGCGACGGCGACGTGGTTGAGGAGCCGGAGGAGCTTAGTCCTTGTCGGAGTCGAGGTCGATTCAGACCTTGGCCCGCTCGGCCTTCATGACGCATAGGTCCGCCTTCTTGGACGTGTGCGCCTGCGATGCCCTGCTCGAGGAAGATCTCCTCGATCTTGAGCTCGCGGCGGGGGGggtggcctcctcctcctccctcgccgAGCGCTCCATTATGGCGCGCTCAAGGTGGTCCTCCTGCCCCGTGGGGAGGTAGTCTTCAGGGCCGATGACGCCTCAACGTGGTGGGTCCGTGTCGGCCTCGAGCTTGATGGCGAGGGGCCCGAGCTCCTCCGGCTCTCTCTTGACCGGAGTGAGGCGCGAGCTCGAGGCGCCCGCGGACGAGCTCCCTGCGGCGGCGGACCGCGAGCTCGCGCTCGTACTTGTCAAGCTCGCGCCATTCGAACATCGGCGGCGGCCGGCTCCCATAGTTGAGCAACTCCCGCCCCTCCCTCTGCTTGCGTGCGGCGTTGGAGATGCGGTGGCAGCGGCCCTCCGCATCATCCCCACTACTTCTGTAGCCGTTCATGGGTCGGGAAGGGTCGCTAGGGCTCTTTTTAGGCTTGACAATGGCGAGAAATTGGGgcgggagggggagggggaaggggaaTCGCGGCGGAACGGCTGCGGATGCGTATAGGGTTTGACCCGTATCCTAGCGATGAAACCGCATAAATAGCGGTGGAGAGGGTATTTTTCCGGGCCAAGATAAACTTTTTACGAGATGGGCCCGGAAACCGGGATACAGAACGGACCGAACCCGTATACTCGACGAAATTATACGGGTTCGGCCCTACGgagtctgctagagatgctcttaggcGAGGGGATCAATGAGATGACGCGTCCGCAAGAAAAAATAAGCATCACAGGATCTCTGATCGAGAAGGCGCATCTCATTTTAGTTCCAATCGTACTTGTCACAGGTTCGCCACTACGTCCCCGAAACAAGCATACCTCCCACCCAACGTCCCCTTCCAAATTTCAGCTGTGCAGCCAGCTTCAGCCCGCAGTCGACTTAAAtatgcaatacttatggcacatctagatgtgctttaccAAAACTGTATCTTAAATCTATGAGTAAGAATAGAAAAGAAGATGTCCTTTGATTCACACCATATGATTTTCTTCATTGAGTCTAGATTAATGTTTATTTTTTATGAAATATGAAGGATAAGAAGAATTTCTTCATAGTAGGACttcattcctacaaaccaaataATTCTATAGaaatttttttataaaaattatACTTTATAAAATCGTTATAAAATTCCTCTAAACCAAAAGAAGccttaggccaactccaccgcgcgacctcATCGTGTCCGCGCGTGTCCGTTTGGGATAAAACAGACGAATAGCAGGGCCCAGCGCGCGGCCTCAAACGGACAAATGTCCGGATTCCGTCCGTTTTCGATCCATCCCCGGCCTAAACTTGTGCTCGGTTTGGGGTGAAACGGATGCGCGCGAACGGCCTGGACGCACGCCCTTGTCCCTCCCGTGGCCTGCCTGTCGGGGACACTAGCAGTCCCTCTGCTCCCAACGCTTCCACCCTCTCTCTCCCGtcccgccccgccgccggcgccgctGCTATTCTCCGGCCACCTCCTCACCGCGCAGCCTCCGGCCGTCCCTACCAAACCACGTCTTGACATGGCCGCCACCACGCCCGCGCTTTGGCCATAGTTTTGGCCGTCGATCGGAGGTTTGGCCGTCACCGTCTTTGCCGGTCGCAAAGGGGAGACGACCGCCGGCGACGTACCACGGTGGCCTCGGCAGCTTCCGACGAGAGCTCCAGAGCGGCCAGTAACCGGCCGGCAACCATCCCTGCTGCGTCGAGGTGATCATCACGGCCTCTTCGCCACCACGCCCGCAAGGTGTTCGACATTTTTCCCAAAAAGGTATGGACAGTGGAGACGAGTTTTTCTTCCATCACTTCCTTTGTTCGTCGGATGATTCATCGTCGGATGATGAAGATCTCGTGGTGGCTGCACTGGTCGTTCACGACCACATTCAACGGCAGCTTCCTCGGTACACGGGGTTAGTCCCTGGCCGTGCTCCCAACCTGAACCGCAACAGGGAGAGAGGCCACGTCCTGCTCTATGCCGATTACTTTGCCAACACTCCGCTCTTCAAGCCGGAtaatgatacgtccattttgcatcatgcttttatatcgatatttattgcattatgagctgttatttcacattatgtcacaatacttatggttattctctcttattttacaaggtttacataaggagggagaatgccggcagctggaattctgggctggaaaaggagcaaatattagagacctattcttcacaactccaaaagtcctaaaactccacggaatacgttataataaataatgaaaaatcctcgccaaagatgaagaccagggggcccacaccctgctcacgagggtggggggcgcccccctagggcgcgccccctacctcgtggcccccctggtggctctccgatgaccatcttcccctatatgaagtctttcatcgagaaaaagataagaagcaacctttcaggacgaaactccgcatccacaaggcggaaccttggcggatccaatctagagctccgacagagctgttatgccggggaaacttccctcccggagggggaaatcatcgccatcatcatcaccaacgctcctctcatcgggagagggcaatctccatcaacatcttcatcagcaccatctcatctcaaaaccctagttcatctcttgtatccaattcttgtctccaagttcgggattggtgctagtaggttgctagtagtgttaattactccttgtagttgatgctagttggtttaattggtggaagatcatatgttcagatcctatatacatattaatacccctctgattatgaacatgtttatgctttgtgagtagttacgtttgttcccgaggacaagggagaagtcttgctattagtagtcatgtgaatttggtattcgttcaatattttgatgagatgaatgttgtctaacctctagtggtgttatgtgaacgtcgactacataacacttcaccattattttggcctagaggaaggcattgggaagtaataagtagatgatgggttgctagagtgacagaagcttaaaccctagtttatgcgttgcttcgtaaggggctgatttggatccatatgtttcatgctatggttaggtttaccttaatacttttgttgtagttgcggatgcttgcaatagaggttaatcataagtgggatgcttgttcaagtaagaacagcacccaagcaccggtccacccacatatcaaattatcaaagtaccgaacgcgaatcatatgaacgtgatgaaaactagcttgaagatattcccatgtgtcctcgagagcgcttttccttatataagagtttgtccaggcttgtcctttgctacaaaaagtattgggccaccttgctgcactttatttacttttgttacttgttgctcgttacaaattatcttatcatgaaactatctgttaccacttatttcagtacttgtagagaataccttgctgaaaacctcttatcatttccttctgctcctcgttgggttcgacactcttacttatcaaaaggactacaatagatcccctatacttgtgggtcatcaagactcttttctggcgacgtcgccggggagtgaagcgcctttggtaggtggaatttggtaaggaaaaatttatatagtgtgttgaaatttactgtcacttgttactatggaaagtaatcctctcaggggcttgtttggggtatcttcaccccgaccagtagagcaaagagttgctcctcaacctactgaacctattgaaaatgaatatgaaaatgaaattccttatgagtatccttcgggtatgatagaaaaactgctagctaatccttttacaggagatggaacaaagcatcctgatgaacacctaatatatgtggatgaagtttgtggattatttaagtttgcaggtatacccgatgatgttgctaagaagaaggtcttccctttatctttgaagggagacgcattgatatggtataggctatgtgatgatatgaggtcttggaattacaaacgattgaaattggaatttcatcaaaagtattaccctatgcatcttgttcatcgtgatcgcaattatatatataatttttggcctcgcgaaggagaaagcatcgctcaagcttgggggaggcttaaatcaatgttatattcatgccccaatcatgagctctcaagagaaataattcttcaaaaattttatgctcggctttctgaaaataatcgcaccatgcttgatacttcttgtgctggctcttttatgatgaagactattgaattcaaatgggatttattggatagaattaaacgcaactctgaagattgagacctcgacaatggtaaggagtcaggtatgacacctaagtttgattgtgttaaatcttttatggatactgatattttccataagtttagcactaaatatggacttgattctaagatagtagcttctttctgtgaatcttttgctacttatgttgatctccctaaggagaagtggtttaaatatcatcctcccatagaagtaaaagtagctgcacctattaaagttgaagaagagactgtcacttataatgatcctattgttccaacttcttatgttgagaaaccacctttccctattagaataaaggatcatgctaaaacttcaactattgttcgtaaaagcaatattagaacttatacacctcctgagcaagttaaagtagaacctaatattgctattgttaaagatctcttgtctgataatattgatgggcatgttattcagttcgaaggtgaaactgctagaattgctaaaccttgtgctaaagataaacatagacctgtggtaggcgtgcctgttatttctgttaaaataggagatcattgttatcatggcttatgtgatatgggtgctagtgctagtgttatatcgcatactttatacgaagaaattaagcatgaaattgcacctgctgagttagaaggaattgatgttacaattaaatttgctaatagagatactatttcaccaatgggaattgttagagatgttgaagtcttgtgtgagaaactaaatatcctgctgattttcttgttcttagttccccacaagatagcttttgtcccattatatttgatagacccttcttgaacacagttaatgctaggatagactgcgaaaagaatgttgttactattggcttggatgatatgactcatgaatttaatttctctaaatttagtaaacaacaccgtgaagaagaattgcctagtaaggatgaaattattggtcttgcttctattg contains:
- the LOC125537158 gene encoding uncharacterized protein LOC125537158 yields the protein MHQFVDTILHTSPRVFHLQPAIHPYPETHRTPLVCAPQGHISPPSRFCLDISSFSLPTHLPTASASPPHAQEPHRPHEPRPHAGTCVHWLYDARRSVELACPCVGRQRGELTRVLRHWPPQFSSPVQNPAPRARPPPRGGRGRQGRVSPSVVTFTSKVFSCGGAGVVLGRIAPERNPSSDSVGCGSTDELAEQEQGFGDALRADMAARCSCN